GTTGTTGCACCAGCTGCTACAAATGACAAACTTACTATGAGAAAAAAATATGCAAATAGAGTTTGTTTTACTGATTCATTTCAAGGTAGCGTTGTTGCAAACTATGCTTTAAAACAAAATAAGAAAAATGCTGTTGTTATTGTTGACCAAGCTACAGTTTACTCTTTAGGTTTAGCAAAAGCATTTAAAAACACATATACAAAAGGTGGAGGAAAAATTCTTAAAAAAATTAGAATTACTTCAGGAGATAAAGATTATAAAGCTATAATCTCTCAAATCAAAAAAATAAATCCAGATATAATCTTCTTACCAGTATATCATCCAGAAGCATCTATGATTGCAAGACAAGCTAAAGAATTAGGTCTTAAAACTACTATGATTAGTGGTGATGGTGTTGCTAACCAAACATTTATTGATTTAGGTGGAGATGCTGTAAATGGTTATTTATTTACAGATGCGTTTGATTATACAAATCCTCCAACAAAAAAATCAGCTGAGTTTATTAAAGCTTACCAAAAACAAACTGGTTCAAATGCATTAAATGCTTTCTCAGCTTTAGGTGCGGATACTTATAACTTATTAATTAATGCAATGAATAAATGTGAAGATCCAACAAATTCTGAATGTATAAATAAAGAAATTAAAAAAACTAAAAACTTTGAAGCAGTTACAGGTTTAATCTCAATTGATAAAGATGGGAACGCTATTAAATCTGCTGTAATCAAAGAGATTGTAAATGGTAAAGCAGAATATAAAGCTACTGTAAATCCATAATTACATCACTAAATATATTCAATCAAAATTTTAACTATTTATAAAGTCTAGCCTTAGTGCTAGACTTTTTTATAATAAGAAAAATAATAAGTATTTTTTTTCTTATTGTAAAAGTTTTTACTACTTTCAGGAGAATTAATGGATTTATTAACATTTATGCAACAGATGGTAAATGGGTTTTCTTTAGGCTCAATGTACGCACTGATTGCAATTGGTTATACTATGGTATATGGTGTGCTAAGACTTATTAACTTTGCACATGGTGATATTATGATGGTTGGAGCTTTTTTAGCTTATGCAGTTATTTCAATATTTAATTTACCTTTTTCAGTGGCAGTTTTATTATCTGTAATTATCTCTGCACTAGTTGGTATCTTAACTGACAAAATTGCGTATAAACCACTAAGAGAAGCACCAAGAATTTCTCTTCTTATTACTGCAATTGGTATCTCTTTTTTCTTAGAAAATGCATTTACAGTATTTGCAGGTGGAGTTCCTAGACCTTTCCCTGTTCCTGAATATATGCAAAATATATTTAATGTTTCAGGTGTTATATTCTCAACTTCATCAATAATGGTACCTTTTGTTACTTTGATTTTATTATTAGCAATTTTATTTGTACTATATAAAACAAAATATGGAATGGCAATTAGAGCATTATCTTTTGATATTAAAACTGTAAATCTAATGGGAATAGATGCAAATAGAATTATTGCAATTGTATTTGCTTTAGGTTCTGCATTAGCAGCTGTTGGAGGTATATTTTGGGTTATAAATTATCCTTCAGTTGAGCCAATGATGGGTGTTTTAGTAGGATTAAAAGCTTTTGCTGCTGCTGTTGTTGGTGGTATTGGTTCTGTTACTGGTGCTGTTTTAGGTGGGTTTATTATTGGATTTACAGAAGTTGTTGTAGTTGCATTTTTCCCAGATATGGCAGGATATAAAGATGCATTTGCCTTTGTATTTTTAATTTTTGTACTTTTATTTAAACCTACAGGAATTATGGGTAAAGATTTAGAAAAGAGTAGGTTTTAATTATGGTTCAAGATTCAATTTTTACAAAAGACAGATTAATAAATTTATCAATCATTTTATTAGCTATATGGTTTACTTGGTTTGCACAACACCATTTCGAAGAATATACTGTAAGAATTATTAATAATGTTGCAATTTTTATAATCTTAGCAGTATCTTACAACCTTATAAATGGTGTAACAGGACAGTTTTCACTTGAACCAAATGGATTTGTTGCAGTTGGAGCATATGTTACAGCTATTTTAACAGTTGATGCAGATGGAATGTTATATCAGTATGATATTGAAGACCCTTATCCTTGGATATTAGCTTTA
This genomic window from Arcobacter sp. CECT 8986 contains:
- a CDS encoding branched-chain amino acid ABC transporter permease gives rise to the protein MDLLTFMQQMVNGFSLGSMYALIAIGYTMVYGVLRLINFAHGDIMMVGAFLAYAVISIFNLPFSVAVLLSVIISALVGILTDKIAYKPLREAPRISLLITAIGISFFLENAFTVFAGGVPRPFPVPEYMQNIFNVSGVIFSTSSIMVPFVTLILLLAILFVLYKTKYGMAIRALSFDIKTVNLMGIDANRIIAIVFALGSALAAVGGIFWVINYPSVEPMMGVLVGLKAFAAAVVGGIGSVTGAVLGGFIIGFTEVVVVAFFPDMAGYKDAFAFVFLIFVLLFKPTGIMGKDLEKSRF
- a CDS encoding ABC transporter substrate-binding protein, yielding MRKIIGLSVATALTCTMALAKEINVGLILPMSGAVAAYGQNAEVGVKLAHKLQPKLDNGDEIKLILVDNKGDKVETANAATRLISSDKAVALIGAMISTNTAQVISIAEKKHIPVVAPAATNDKLTMRKKYANRVCFTDSFQGSVVANYALKQNKKNAVVIVDQATVYSLGLAKAFKNTYTKGGGKILKKIRITSGDKDYKAIISQIKKINPDIIFLPVYHPEASMIARQAKELGLKTTMISGDGVANQTFIDLGGDAVNGYLFTDAFDYTNPPTKKSAEFIKAYQKQTGSNALNAFSALGADTYNLLINAMNKCEDPTNSECINKEIKKTKNFEAVTGLISIDKDGNAIKSAVIKEIVNGKAEYKATVNP